Proteins encoded by one window of Brasilonema sennae CENA114:
- a CDS encoding sensor histidine kinase translates to MYVTAVLCKILVIGRKRNQVVASVVDSLHESNYLVVTKSAIPDNLKGIDLILDVTLKPISIRLEGLPVIKVVQSADDSCVLDFDDFLVYPFSSSELMKRVNLCLHKRSDYLRRLPQYLEMIFHDVYHPLRAVNFVLGLTRVGKYGDSLEQLRSVLETSCSTITSTLGVLSDLKSELNQEPGGNIEYINIASLLHSIHAQFSNSAIAQNINFSLVIESEVANVCLYANYSHLWRMVCNLIVNAFQHTSASGSVTIKLDTQVSGFLRLVVQDTGVGITSTQLKQLNNDLGISGCIGLSGSSFSLPNYSLEERYLTGTSALNSKSCTQTDSLSAKRFRKARELGSLAAEGTFTLNGTGSHVARTGLGLRTVKYVADCYQASVSVFSQVGEGSTFVIIFNLEANFQCYSQEKRLLVDNAAS, encoded by the coding sequence TTGTATGTAACTGCTGTGCTGTGTAAGATATTAGTAATTGGCAGAAAGCGTAATCAGGTTGTTGCGAGTGTTGTTGATAGCTTGCATGAATCAAATTATTTGGTGGTTACTAAGTCTGCAATACCTGACAATCTCAAAGGTATTGACTTGATACTGGACGTTACTTTAAAGCCAATTAGTATCCGTTTGGAAGGTTTACCAGTTATTAAGGTGGTGCAATCAGCAGATGATTCATGCGTTCTGGATTTTGACGATTTTTTGGTGTATCCTTTTTCTTCGTCTGAGCTAATGAAGCGTGTGAATTTATGCTTGCACAAGCGAAGTGATTATCTTCGGAGGCTTCCTCAATATTTGGAGATGATATTTCACGACGTCTATCATCCTTTGAGGGCGGTTAACTTTGTTTTGGGTTTGACTAGAGTAGGTAAGTATGGCGATAGCCTTGAGCAGCTGCGTTCCGTGTTAGAGACCTCGTGCTCTACAATCACTTCCACTTTAGGTGTGCTTAGTGATTTGAAGAGTGAGTTGAATCAAGAGCCAGGAGGAAACATCGAATATATCAATATTGCTAGCTTGCTGCATTCCATCCATGCTCAGTTCTCTAATAGTGCGATCGCACAGAATATAAATTTCTCCCTTGTAATTGAGTCTGAAGTTGCTAATGTGTGCTTGTACGCAAATTATAGTCACCTATGGCGGATGGTTTGCAACTTGATTGTAAACGCTTTTCAGCATACTTCTGCTAGTGGCTCTGTCACCATCAAGCTTGATACTCAAGTAAGTGGTTTCCTCCGGTTGGTGGTTCAAGATACTGGCGTGGGTATCACCTCAACGCAGTTGAAGCAGTTGAATAATGATTTGGGGATAAGTGGGTGCATAGGACTTAGCGGTAGTTCATTTTCTTTGCCAAACTATTCCCTTGAGGAACGTTACTTAACGGGAACTTCTGCACTTAACAGCAAAAGCTGTACCCAAACGGATAGTCTAAGTGCAAAGCGCTTTCGTAAAGCACGGGAATTGGGCAGTTTAGCTGCTGAGGGAACATTTACTCTCAATGGTACTGGCTCTCATGTAGCTCGTACTGGCTTAGGCTTGCGTACAGTTAAGTATGTTGCGGATTGTTACCAAGCCAGTGTTAGCGTGTTTTCTCAGGTAGGAGAAGGTTCAACATTTGTCATAATCTTTAATTTAGAGGCAAATTTTCAATGTTATTCTCAGGAGAAACGCTTACTTGTAGATAATGCCGCTTCTTAA
- a CDS encoding response regulator has protein sequence MKLIKTVIIEDQNIFRLGLKTILEESNKIKVCGETGYGKEALSVIQNTEPDVVIVDIGLPDISGVQVVEEIRKVYSNRIKTIVTTGSCEKKIVKEIFKKGATSFYNKNNVESKIIEAVITTYKGESWIDSTIHTIVAQAMWEPNTKDTPGNMITKRECEVLKLLAKGLTYEEMANKLCLEISTVRSHAHRIISKLDKPEKDEKHRPTRGKAVCEALKLGILCPEDLTEEVYKEAKEFVPDYKKREFFAA, from the coding sequence ATGAAACTTATCAAAACTGTCATAATAGAAGACCAGAATATATTTAGACTTGGTTTAAAAACTATACTAGAAGAAAGCAACAAAATTAAGGTATGTGGAGAAACAGGATACGGAAAAGAAGCTCTAAGTGTCATTCAAAATACAGAGCCAGACGTGGTCATTGTGGATATTGGACTACCTGACATCAGTGGAGTACAAGTAGTTGAAGAAATCAGAAAAGTCTACTCAAACAGAATTAAAACCATTGTGACAACAGGAAGTTGTGAGAAAAAGATAGTCAAAGAAATATTTAAAAAAGGAGCAACTTCTTTTTACAACAAAAACAATGTCGAAAGTAAAATTATTGAAGCTGTCATAACCACCTACAAAGGTGAATCTTGGATTGATAGCACAATACACACAATTGTAGCACAAGCAATGTGGGAGCCTAACACTAAAGATACTCCCGGAAATATGATAACAAAACGAGAGTGTGAAGTCCTAAAATTACTAGCCAAAGGACTAACCTATGAGGAAATGGCTAACAAACTCTGCCTGGAAATTAGTACTGTACGTTCGCACGCTCACCGAATAATCAGTAAGCTCGATAAACCAGAAAAAGACGAAAAACATAGGCCCACTAGAGGAAAAGCTGTATGTGAAGCTTTAAAACTAGGAATACTCTGCCCAGAAGACTTAACCGAAGAAGTCTACAAAGAAGCGAAAGAATTCGTTCCCGATTACAAGAAGCGCGAATTTTTTGCTGCGTAA
- a CDS encoding DUF6753 family protein: protein MTDTKNISIDDISNKEQLEKEKEYIEELMAKSGMKPSDPLFKLWAQIGTTQYAIMQLPAKLDTVIGGWTLKVDNKLSHAAEVAIIQQQAAIAKAAEELVRNTQKSTPLKSEKGILVRLGLSDVNNFNLATISFVFGCVLALGAAIGALTFSMAIASQSAAKSSAVTNFKPEDAKLLEWAKSKEGRDARQIYTDNAGIIQTCRQGKNPGGCIINAKTKK from the coding sequence ATGACCGATACTAAAAATATTTCCATAGATGATATTTCTAATAAAGAGCAATTAGAGAAAGAGAAAGAGTATATAGAAGAGTTGATGGCCAAGTCGGGTATGAAGCCATCGGACCCTTTGTTTAAATTATGGGCACAGATTGGTACCACTCAATATGCGATTATGCAGCTACCTGCCAAGCTTGATACTGTGATAGGTGGCTGGACGCTCAAGGTTGATAACAAATTAAGTCATGCGGCTGAAGTGGCGATTATTCAGCAGCAGGCTGCAATAGCTAAAGCCGCTGAAGAGTTGGTAAGGAATACTCAAAAGTCTACTCCTCTCAAAAGTGAGAAAGGTATTCTTGTTAGGTTAGGTTTGTCTGATGTCAATAACTTTAATTTAGCGACTATTAGTTTTGTTTTTGGTTGCGTCCTGGCGTTAGGTGCAGCTATAGGGGCTTTGACTTTTAGTATGGCTATAGCATCGCAATCTGCTGCTAAATCTTCTGCTGTGACAAATTTTAAGCCTGAAGACGCTAAACTTTTAGAATGGGCTAAATCAAAAGAAGGACGTGATGCCCGACAGATTTATACCGATAATGCTGGCATTATTCAAACCTGTCGTCAGGGTAAGAACCCAGGTGGCTGTATAATTAACGCTAAGACTAAGAAATAG
- a CDS encoding IS5 family transposase (programmed frameshift) encodes MYRKAQEQETPPENFELPFGGQLASDNRWVIMAKMIPWSEFEAEYAAMFSEEIGAPAKTFRIALGALIIKEKLGIRERETVEQIRENPYLQYFIGMSVYSKKAPFDASMLVHFRERIDINVVNKINQEIVKQARETKEEVVKEKKSETEDSKSEPELPNRGKLILDASCAPADISYPTDFGLLNQARKQTETIIDILYTSLKVKKIKKPRTYRKIARKNYLAVAKKRKPTIKERRKAIKRQLQYMKRNFAHIQQLIDLGASLVNLSNSQYKILLVVAEIYRQQLWLYENKKQSIEDRIVSLSQPHIRPIVRGKAGKNVEFGAKFSASCYEGYVFLEHISWDNFNESKDLKSQVEAYKSYTGYYPESVHVDQIYRTRENQAWCKERGIRISGPPLGRPPKNVSPQTKKQALEDERIRNCIEGKFGQGKRRFSLGRVMAKLPHTSLTSIAISFLVMNLSTLLARVFCVFLCLLSKSRLFSLI; translated from the exons ATGTATCGCAAAGCGCAAGAACAAGAAACACCCCCAGAAAACTTTGAACTACCCTTTGGGGGTCAACTAGCATCAGATAACCGCTGGGTAATCATGGCGAAAATGATACCGTGGTCAGAATTTGAAGCGGAATACGCAGCGATGTTTTCAGAAGAAATAGGGGCACCAGCTAAAACATTTAGGATAGCATTGGGAGCATTAATAATCAAAGAAAAATTAGGAATAAGGGAA CGAGAAACAGTAGAGCAAATAAGGGAGAATCCTTATCTGCAATACTTTATAGGAATGTCAGTCTATAGTAAGAAAGCACCATTTGACGCTTCAATGCTAGTTCACTTTAGAGAAAGAATAGATATAAACGTAGTCAATAAAATCAATCAAGAAATAGTCAAACAGGCAAGGGAAACAAAAGAGGAGGTAGTCAAAGAAAAAAAGTCAGAAACCGAAGATTCAAAAAGTGAGCCGGAGCTTCCAAATCGGGGAAAGTTAATATTAGATGCCAGTTGTGCACCAGCAGATATAAGTTATCCTACCGATTTCGGATTATTAAATCAAGCCAGAAAGCAAACAGAAACAATTATAGATATTTTATATACCTCCCTGAAAGTCAAAAAAATAAAGAAACCAAGAACCTATAGGAAGATAGCAAGAAAGAATTATTTAGCAGTCGCAAAAAAAAGAAAACCAACCATTAAAGAAAGAAGGAAAGCTATCAAACGACAACTGCAATATATGAAAAGAAATTTCGCTCATATTCAGCAGTTGATAGATTTGGGTGCATCACTTGTAAATTTGAGCAACAGCCAATATAAGATATTGCTAGTAGTAGCAGAAATTTATCGTCAACAATTATGGCTATATGAAAATAAAAAACAGAGTATAGAAGACCGCATCGTCAGTTTAAGCCAACCACATATTCGTCCGATTGTCCGTGGAAAAGCAGGAAAAAATGTCGAGTTTGGGGCAAAATTTTCAGCCAGTTGCTATGAAGGCTATGTATTTTTGGAGCATATTAGCTGGGATAATTTTAACGAATCAAAAGATTTAAAATCACAAGTTGAAGCCTACAAAAGCTACACCGGATATTATCCTGAATCCGTTCATGTTGATCAAATTTATCGCACGAGAGAGAATCAAGCTTGGTGTAAAGAAAGAGGAATTAGAATTAGTGGACCCCCGTTGGGAAGACCACCCAAAAATGTCAGTCCACAAACAAAGAAACAAGCTTTAGAAGACGAAAGGATTCGTAATTGTATTGAGGGTAAGTTTGGACAAGGTAAACGAAGATTTAGCCTTGGTAGAGTCATGGCTAAACTTCCTCATACTTCTTTAACTTCTATTGCTATTTCTTTTTTAGTTATGAATCTTTCTACCCTGCTTGCACGGGTTTTTTGTGTCTTTTTATGCCTACTTTCAAAATCACGTCTTTTTTCACTGATTTGA
- a CDS encoding helix-turn-helix transcriptional regulator, which yields MQVGETSRQRLAELLKELRGERSQRSFAKLLGVSNQAVQYWEKERTWPDDNNLERIAELKGWTLLQLQVYLEGEQQRSSVADEDVNRVNDGELQQQSRSVQQLLEEVRMLPFQAAVQVAKVALETMEMMAAKS from the coding sequence ATGCAAGTAGGAGAGACATCAAGACAAAGGTTGGCTGAGTTACTCAAAGAACTGCGAGGTGAAAGAAGTCAACGCAGTTTTGCCAAGCTGCTTGGTGTCAGTAATCAGGCTGTACAGTATTGGGAGAAAGAGCGCACTTGGCCTGATGATAATAATCTGGAAAGGATTGCTGAACTGAAGGGATGGACCCTGTTGCAGCTACAAGTCTATCTAGAAGGAGAACAACAGAGATCAAGCGTTGCAGATGAAGATGTAAACCGTGTGAATGATGGTGAGCTTCAACAGCAATCGCGCTCTGTTCAGCAGCTTTTAGAAGAGGTGCGGATGCTGCCGTTTCAGGCTGCTGTTCAAGTGGCTAAGGTAGCGTTAGAGACGATGGAGATGATGGCTGCCAAGAGCTAA
- a CDS encoding ParB/RepB/Spo0J family partition protein, giving the protein MSTSEQIEIQEVSLNLLTPHPYYFRIYGANEDVSDLVELIAERNWVEPLVVTPDYVIVSDHRPWKVCQILGKDCIPVVFRQFPDEIALLKALLLENASRKKTIEQRIKEGMAWESIEKHKAKQRQGRRTDLTNIPETFPECSTGDSRDAIGSRIGLSGRSYSKGRSVVKRIDSLLQEGNEKRVQFLLSVLNKSIDAAQKLLQMSVAEQNAIAQLIEKGKARSTTTAIRMLCEQSQPTVQVKTQSCWNCQHRLESIDNQSIYCNKFGILNLIYKSGDERGRECPEWRDRTSPPAPLKNPTCTFQVLLPLEWQNRLEETAASVGMDATTWITNLIGASLYESLDCQQPTTDAPHTVGALSKP; this is encoded by the coding sequence ATGTCCACTAGTGAGCAAATTGAAATTCAAGAAGTATCCCTCAATCTTTTAACCCCTCATCCATACTACTTCAGGATTTATGGTGCAAATGAAGATGTATCAGACTTGGTGGAACTTATAGCTGAAAGGAACTGGGTAGAGCCGCTTGTTGTAACTCCAGATTACGTGATTGTTTCAGATCACAGACCTTGGAAGGTGTGTCAAATACTGGGCAAAGATTGTATCCCTGTAGTTTTCAGACAGTTTCCAGACGAGATTGCCCTACTCAAAGCACTACTGCTAGAAAATGCCAGTCGTAAGAAGACCATAGAGCAGAGAATCAAAGAGGGTATGGCTTGGGAATCAATAGAAAAACATAAGGCAAAGCAAAGGCAAGGAAGGCGGACAGACTTGACCAACATTCCGGAAACTTTTCCGGAATGTTCAACAGGAGACTCGCGTGATGCAATCGGTTCACGGATTGGTCTTTCTGGAAGATCCTACTCAAAAGGACGTTCGGTCGTTAAGCGTATCGATTCTTTACTTCAAGAAGGCAACGAGAAGAGGGTCCAGTTTTTGCTGTCAGTTTTGAATAAGAGTATCGATGCTGCCCAGAAGCTACTTCAAATGAGCGTTGCAGAGCAAAATGCGATCGCACAGTTGATAGAGAAAGGCAAAGCTCGCAGCACTACCACAGCCATCCGTATGCTGTGTGAGCAGAGTCAACCAACAGTGCAGGTAAAAACACAGTCCTGTTGGAACTGCCAACATCGATTAGAGTCGATAGACAACCAAAGTATTTACTGCAATAAGTTCGGCATCCTCAACCTGATATACAAATCAGGGGATGAACGTGGTCGAGAGTGCCCAGAGTGGAGAGACAGAACCTCACCACCAGCACCATTGAAAAACCCCACCTGCACGTTCCAAGTCTTACTACCGCTTGAGTGGCAAAACCGACTAGAAGAAACGGCAGCATCAGTCGGCATGGATGCAACTACCTGGATTACTAACCTGATTGGGGCTAGTTTGTATGAAAGCTTGGACTGTCAACAACCCACCACTGATGCTCCGCATACAGTAGGGGCGCTATCAAAGCCCTAG
- a CDS encoding helix-turn-helix domain-containing protein, which yields MSIGDNKKDTNPQSASYEVEITGLNLPQVAFASKQFRKPRNLPPTKPPLFTHKQYEMTATSAPIISATSAYLKHPDWNEYSNGRFYFQKPFGKGRYIEFYILNQQSHHPEYICNQAEHEILARYGVMAARLHAVFATYAAMQTEPWKEPFVLKGSELIKTLQVYKTKKLTKSQKLKAITDLALVVGTLGAVIHWYEGELNLCVKERSLLWVVSVQEYGQLNLQGEVESPCEVVIRVQPGLWTYNFLNLKGERERRSLYQYGLIPKQIFNIDPHRQKLAASLCLYIIQNSRAHKSGVYTIENLLSKVLPAEEIERAIADRRYGWKLKESVDNALLVLRDTPGFKIEFDDKTYPQWLRPVWNLPDDLAEIPTKERNQRLLGSKWLPDHYIVNHWFPALVIFKLPATIQEHLDELATHKAETGQRITRRKARKSDKLLNANQGDSDSEFLQNKTDQSVALTGAIVQQTRKAIRMSQTELAHAMGKSQSWVRDIENKLKDQVIKPKYALKLKTILSIS from the coding sequence ATGTCAATAGGGGATAATAAAAAGGATACCAACCCTCAATCTGCATCCTACGAGGTGGAAATTACAGGGTTAAACTTACCGCAGGTGGCTTTTGCCTCCAAGCAGTTCAGGAAACCCAGAAACCTACCTCCAACAAAACCACCGCTATTCACTCACAAGCAGTATGAGATGACCGCAACTAGCGCACCGATTATCAGTGCAACGAGCGCATACCTCAAGCATCCTGACTGGAACGAGTACAGTAATGGTCGCTTTTACTTTCAGAAACCATTCGGAAAAGGGCGCTACATTGAGTTTTACATCCTCAACCAGCAATCGCATCACCCGGAATACATCTGCAACCAAGCTGAACATGAAATTCTCGCTCGATACGGTGTGATGGCAGCACGACTCCATGCGGTGTTTGCAACTTATGCAGCAATGCAGACGGAACCTTGGAAGGAGCCGTTTGTTCTCAAAGGTAGTGAGTTAATTAAGACACTACAAGTTTACAAAACTAAAAAACTGACCAAATCACAAAAACTGAAAGCAATCACTGATTTAGCCTTGGTTGTTGGGACTCTTGGTGCAGTCATCCATTGGTATGAAGGGGAATTAAACCTGTGCGTTAAAGAGCGTAGTCTACTTTGGGTGGTGAGTGTGCAGGAATACGGTCAGCTAAATCTACAGGGTGAGGTGGAATCTCCTTGTGAAGTTGTCATCCGGGTGCAACCAGGTCTTTGGACTTATAACTTCCTTAACCTTAAAGGTGAGCGGGAGAGGAGATCGTTGTATCAGTACGGACTTATACCGAAGCAGATATTCAATATAGATCCACATCGCCAGAAGTTAGCGGCTAGCTTATGCTTGTATATAATTCAGAATAGCCGCGCCCACAAGAGTGGTGTATACACAATCGAGAATTTATTGAGTAAAGTATTACCCGCAGAAGAAATAGAACGGGCAATTGCAGACCGTAGATATGGATGGAAATTGAAAGAATCCGTAGACAACGCTCTACTGGTTTTACGAGATACCCCTGGTTTCAAAATTGAGTTTGATGACAAAACTTATCCTCAATGGCTAAGACCTGTTTGGAATTTGCCAGACGATTTAGCTGAGATACCCACAAAGGAAAGGAACCAGCGCCTTTTAGGGTCAAAGTGGCTCCCTGACCACTACATTGTGAATCACTGGTTTCCAGCATTGGTAATTTTTAAACTGCCAGCCACTATACAAGAACACTTGGACGAATTAGCAACCCATAAAGCTGAGACAGGTCAAAGGATTACTAGGCGTAAAGCCAGAAAATCTGACAAGTTGCTTAATGCTAATCAAGGTGACTCCGACTCTGAGTTCTTACAGAATAAAACTGACCAATCAGTAGCTCTAACTGGGGCTATAGTACAGCAAACAAGGAAAGCCATTCGGATGAGCCAGACAGAACTCGCCCACGCTATGGGTAAAAGTCAAAGTTGGGTGCGTGATATTGAGAACAAGCTGAAAGACCAGGTGATTAAGCCAAAATACGCTCTTAAACTCAAAACTATACTCAGCATATCATAA
- a CDS encoding AAA family ATPase: protein MLRFQDYSLLIEKINAGKNIHLWGKQGIGKTFTVRNCLLKDINLESVYLNLEYPFSVDNLFDVIPISLGLYYQQDWQNIVSQLSDGFQKLLVIDNFDRLHSVSETLSYDLFKLQQLAELDNFSLLLISRMPLRYFHFPSFTKCFEELELNENNTWTFGQ from the coding sequence ATGTTACGTTTTCAAGATTACAGTTTGTTGATTGAGAAGATAAATGCAGGCAAGAATATTCACCTGTGGGGTAAGCAGGGTATTGGTAAGACTTTTACTGTTAGAAACTGCTTGCTCAAAGACATTAACCTAGAGTCCGTTTATCTTAACCTTGAATATCCTTTTAGCGTGGATAACTTATTTGACGTTATTCCTATTAGTCTAGGTTTGTACTATCAGCAGGATTGGCAAAATATTGTAAGTCAACTATCTGATGGGTTTCAGAAGTTACTAGTGATAGATAACTTTGATAGACTGCACTCTGTTAGTGAAACTTTAAGTTATGACTTATTCAAATTACAACAGTTAGCTGAACTAGACAATTTCTCTTTATTATTAATCTCTCGGATGCCGCTAAGATATTTCCATTTCCCAAGTTTTACTAAATGCTTTGAAGAATTGGAATTAAACGAAAATAATACTTGGACTTTTGGACAGTAA
- a CDS encoding DNA translocase FtsK — MLVLPNPNHSNIDSQKQKVLTAIVQAKQDGLSNEEIIVHVREALSSSMVDYAETVLQQMDFKTKLSRSVIEFDLEFLFQVIYSSVMIGTSDEEILSICAEYCTLNQYEFVRYALEYIHVNRVPSQWEQSNIHQKAVQIADSSSVEDLFQYIDSLKNIYLKQIGYEVVQENLYKLFLSHKPIHIFTDLANKTRDYFIKKYCYRTAVLVARVTGQSINLQLTGDGSTINEPKSLESKTSTHEIIHSQISTMEQAGKLLVDTLEDFSINAKYVDAKTGPTFNRIKVKLGRGVSYKKVEDIGNDLVQQLGEELDLKVAPMVSVVPGGVVFDIPRLDRQFAYFRDYITFDGEPDIHSVSIPGGVDVDGTYVEIPLYSDNVTHILGGGRTRGGKSQFEKAAILYLVRRYPPSLVQLALSDVKRVTFGKFDGLPHLVAPVARDAESTANLLDYLVEEMELRYQEFERHSSIETIAQYNLRFASGIIMPRIVCLIDECFDLLSDDNYCDRIEGALMKLLAKAGGAGIHVLLYTQRPDKNVIDPLIRSNFPAKTAFVTTRPEDSCIILGDDKDKRAVYLLGYGDFLYKTTEVVRLQALYVADDEDPEYFKQLLIDAKNQDDSYTAWESGLDFDEFVASLSGEGSSHDRGKSKATAVTKTKQFKTDFEGSFSFNVQLDDSARNSILNLHQKGYQLDEIVKAVFNLSRHDGRSYKKFRNVVEGFLNSLQGGEGDDI; from the coding sequence ATGTTAGTGCTACCTAATCCCAATCATAGTAATATTGATTCTCAAAAACAAAAAGTATTAACTGCAATTGTCCAAGCAAAACAAGATGGTTTGAGCAATGAAGAGATTATAGTGCATGTACGCGAAGCTTTATCTTCATCAATGGTTGATTATGCTGAAACTGTTCTACAGCAGATGGATTTTAAAACGAAACTATCCCGTTCGGTTATTGAATTTGATTTAGAGTTTTTATTTCAGGTAATATACTCATCAGTGATGATAGGTACCAGTGATGAAGAAATTTTATCAATATGTGCAGAATACTGTACTTTAAACCAGTATGAGTTTGTCCGGTATGCACTTGAATATATCCATGTCAATCGTGTTCCATCACAGTGGGAGCAAAGTAACATACACCAAAAGGCTGTTCAAATAGCAGATTCTTCTTCTGTTGAAGATTTATTTCAATATATTGACTCTCTCAAAAATATTTATCTAAAACAGATTGGCTATGAAGTGGTTCAAGAGAACCTCTACAAGCTTTTTTTAAGTCATAAACCAATTCATATTTTTACAGATTTAGCTAATAAAACTAGAGATTATTTTATCAAGAAGTATTGTTACCGAACTGCAGTGCTTGTTGCACGTGTTACAGGTCAATCAATAAATTTACAACTTACAGGAGATGGCTCAACAATTAACGAACCGAAATCTTTAGAGAGTAAGACTTCTACTCATGAAATTATCCATTCACAGATTTCCACAATGGAACAAGCAGGAAAATTATTAGTTGATACCCTGGAAGATTTTAGTATCAATGCTAAGTATGTTGATGCCAAAACTGGTCCAACATTCAACCGCATTAAAGTAAAACTGGGACGGGGTGTTTCTTACAAGAAAGTAGAAGACATTGGCAATGACTTAGTACAACAGCTTGGTGAAGAATTGGACTTGAAAGTTGCGCCAATGGTGAGTGTTGTGCCCGGAGGGGTGGTATTTGATATACCCAGGTTAGACAGACAGTTTGCTTATTTCCGTGACTATATTACCTTTGACGGCGAACCTGATATTCATTCGGTATCCATCCCCGGTGGTGTTGATGTTGATGGTACCTATGTTGAAATTCCCCTGTATAGCGATAACGTCACCCATATTCTGGGCGGTGGGCGAACTCGGGGTGGAAAGTCACAGTTTGAGAAAGCAGCAATCCTATATTTAGTGCGACGGTATCCCCCTTCGCTTGTTCAGTTAGCGCTTTCGGATGTTAAACGTGTGACGTTTGGTAAATTTGATGGGCTACCTCATCTTGTTGCCCCAGTTGCGCGTGATGCAGAATCTACTGCTAACTTGCTTGATTACCTGGTTGAGGAGATGGAATTGCGCTACCAGGAGTTTGAACGCCACAGCAGTATTGAAACAATCGCGCAGTACAACTTGCGGTTTGCATCTGGTATTATCATGCCGCGAATTGTGTGTTTGATTGACGAGTGTTTTGATTTGCTTTCGGATGATAATTACTGCGATCGCATTGAGGGTGCGCTGATGAAGTTGCTTGCAAAAGCTGGTGGTGCAGGTATTCATGTCCTATTGTACACACAGCGTCCTGACAAGAACGTCATTGACCCTTTGATTCGCTCAAACTTTCCTGCCAAGACCGCCTTTGTTACAACTCGTCCTGAAGATAGTTGTATTATCCTTGGGGACGATAAAGACAAGCGTGCAGTTTACTTGCTGGGATATGGGGATTTCTTGTACAAAACGACTGAGGTGGTGCGACTCCAGGCGTTGTATGTTGCTGATGATGAAGATCCTGAATACTTCAAGCAGTTGCTAATAGATGCCAAAAACCAAGATGACTCCTATACTGCATGGGAGTCTGGACTAGATTTCGATGAATTTGTCGCTAGTTTGTCTGGTGAGGGTAGTAGTCATGACAGAGGTAAATCTAAAGCCACTGCTGTTACTAAAACTAAGCAATTCAAGACTGATTTTGAAGGTAGTTTTAGTTTTAATGTACAGCTTGATGATTCAGCTAGAAACTCTATTTTGAATTTGCATCAAAAGGGTTATCAACTTGATGAGATTGTAAAAGCTGTTTTTAATTTATCGCGTCATGATGGTAGATCGTATAAAAAATTTAGAAACGTTGTTGAGGGGTTTTTAAATAGTTTGCAAGGAGGTGAGGGAGATGATATATGA